A stretch of Metabacillus sp. FJAT-52054 DNA encodes these proteins:
- the pdaA gene encoding delta-lactam-biosynthetic de-N-acetylase, translating to MEKRLWGAVFVFMLLFPNAAQAVSNAPINWGFAKSKDHEPAQIGKEREQLLEKYNSFYLGNPKKKDIYLTFDNGYENGYTPKVLDVLKKHHVPATFFVTGHYLEDQPDLVQRMAKEGHIVGNHSWFHPDLTAVGDARLKAELDNVSKRVKKLTGQDAHYLRPPRGVFSERVLSLANDYGYQTVFWSLAYVDWKTDAQRGWRYAYDNMMNQIHPGAIMLLHTVSKDNADALEQAVIDLKKQGYRFRSLDDLMMEKLDLPL from the coding sequence ATGGAAAAAAGATTGTGGGGTGCGGTGTTTGTGTTTATGCTTCTATTCCCAAACGCTGCCCAGGCCGTCTCCAATGCACCGATTAACTGGGGCTTTGCGAAAAGTAAAGACCATGAGCCGGCACAAATCGGAAAAGAGCGGGAGCAACTGCTGGAAAAATACAATTCCTTCTACCTTGGAAATCCGAAAAAAAAAGATATTTACCTGACTTTTGATAACGGATATGAAAACGGGTATACGCCAAAGGTGCTTGACGTTCTGAAAAAGCATCACGTTCCGGCGACCTTCTTTGTGACCGGACATTATTTGGAAGACCAGCCGGATTTGGTTCAGCGCATGGCAAAAGAAGGTCATATTGTCGGCAATCATTCCTGGTTCCACCCGGATCTAACGGCTGTCGGAGATGCCCGTCTGAAAGCGGAACTGGATAACGTCAGCAAGCGCGTGAAAAAGCTGACCGGCCAGGATGCCCATTATCTTCGCCCGCCAAGAGGTGTTTTCAGTGAACGAGTGCTGTCACTTGCCAATGACTATGGCTATCAAACCGTTTTCTGGTCGCTCGCCTACGTGGACTGGAAAACCGATGCCCAGCGCGGCTGGCGCTATGCCTATGACAACATGATGAACCAGATTCATCCGGGAGCGATCATGCTGCTGCATACGGTATCAAAGGACAATGCGGACGCACTGGAGCAAGCTGTTATTGATTTGAAAAAGCAAGGGTACCGTTTCCGGAGCCTGGATGATTTGATGATGGAAAAGTTGGATCTGCCGCTGTAG
- a CDS encoding GNAT family N-acetyltransferase has protein sequence MTTFTLDLGEILLREFSIEDAADIYRISNEPEVASFLPDWKSTMEQRLDWVTNYEIPANKEFLSAEDAADGHLKLGIIHKESGRFIGWCCSGIKDELPAPNREVMYAVSEEFTGRGYATLAVKRLCRYLFEEKNADILNAIALENNPASNRVIEKSGFQFLRSIVLESAKDSHYVLKKSHFLH, from the coding sequence ATGACAACCTTTACTTTAGACTTGGGAGAAATACTTCTCCGCGAATTTTCCATAGAAGATGCGGCTGACATCTATCGGATCTCAAACGAACCGGAAGTCGCCTCCTTCCTTCCCGACTGGAAATCCACTATGGAACAGCGGTTGGATTGGGTGACAAACTACGAAATCCCGGCGAACAAAGAATTTTTATCGGCTGAAGATGCAGCAGACGGGCATCTGAAGCTAGGAATCATCCATAAAGAAAGCGGACGCTTTATTGGCTGGTGCTGCTCCGGGATAAAAGACGAACTGCCTGCACCTAACCGGGAAGTGATGTATGCAGTTTCCGAAGAATTCACTGGACGCGGTTATGCGACGCTTGCTGTAAAAAGACTGTGCCGCTATTTGTTTGAAGAAAAAAACGCGGATATCCTGAATGCCATTGCACTTGAGAACAATCCTGCCTCAAATCGGGTGATTGAGAAAAGCGGTTTTCAATTTCTTCGTTCGATTGTTTTGGAGAGCGCGAAGGATAGTCACTATGTACTCAAGAAAAGTCATTTTCTTCATTAA
- a CDS encoding PPK2 family polyphosphate kinase has product MNVNDYKIEGKKEIKLKDYPTSEDHGFSQEELLNHHIPESVSKLKDLHWRLHADEKKGIVVVLQAMDAAGKDEAISYIFSNLNAQGLKTTSFQKPSDTERNHDYLWRIREGLPERGQVGILNRSHYEDVIAPRVHDLLEEGTIPDDKDEHEVWEMRYRQINDFERYLVENGFEVVKFFFNMSKGEQKNRLLERMKNPKKNWEFSFSDVEEREHWDSYQHIFEDMLNNTSTEYAPWHILPADDEWYSRYIITKTMIECLEKIDPQFPEISEENRKKLNEYIEKLENE; this is encoded by the coding sequence ATGAACGTTAACGATTATAAAATAGAAGGAAAAAAAGAAATCAAACTTAAAGATTATCCAACATCCGAAGACCATGGGTTCAGTCAAGAGGAGCTTCTTAATCATCACATTCCCGAAAGTGTCAGCAAGCTGAAAGACCTCCACTGGAGGCTCCATGCAGATGAGAAAAAAGGAATCGTTGTTGTGTTGCAGGCGATGGATGCAGCGGGGAAGGATGAGGCAATCAGCTACATCTTTTCGAATTTGAATGCACAGGGTTTGAAAACAACCTCATTTCAAAAACCGTCTGATACAGAACGCAATCATGACTATCTGTGGCGGATTCGCGAAGGACTTCCCGAAAGAGGACAGGTTGGCATTCTGAATCGCTCCCATTACGAAGATGTCATTGCACCAAGAGTGCACGATTTGCTGGAGGAGGGAACGATTCCGGATGATAAGGACGAGCATGAAGTCTGGGAGATGCGCTACCGGCAGATCAATGACTTCGAACGGTACCTGGTGGAGAACGGATTTGAAGTGGTTAAATTCTTCTTTAATATGTCTAAAGGTGAGCAGAAAAACAGACTGCTTGAGCGGATGAAGAACCCGAAAAAGAACTGGGAGTTCTCCTTCAGTGATGTAGAAGAGCGGGAGCACTGGGACAGCTACCAGCACATTTTTGAAGACATGCTCAACAACACTTCGACTGAATATGCACCATGGCATATCCTTCCGGCAGATGATGAGTGGTATTCACGCTACATCATTACGAAAACCATGATCGAATGCCTTGAGAAAATCGATCCGCAATTTCCGGAAATCTCAGAGGAAAATCGGAAGAAGCTGAATGAGTACATTGAGAAGCTGGAGAATGAGTAA
- a CDS encoding ABC transporter permease subunit: MDKTVITAIFKKDITQLIRTKNLFVTLIVIPLIFSTVFPVAMSCFVLFADVGSMMDPAMLQLIDKMITGLQAGAMPELNQKFFYIFTNYLYPSLFLLIPIITSSVIAANSFAGEKERRTLESLLFSPITIKELFAGKVLASFIPSVAVSLISFIISGIIINATGFILFEKLIFPSGKWLVLILCLSPLVMIMTILLNVIISAKVKTYQEAQNIGGIIVLPVIGMLVGQLSGLFLLGIELMLMISTAVLLLNVFLFYWIMKFNNRNSLFENQIG; encoded by the coding sequence ATGGACAAAACCGTCATCACAGCCATCTTTAAAAAAGACATCACCCAGCTGATCCGGACGAAAAACCTGTTTGTCACGCTCATCGTCATCCCGCTGATTTTCAGCACGGTGTTTCCAGTCGCTATGTCCTGCTTCGTCCTGTTTGCAGACGTGGGAAGCATGATGGACCCGGCCATGCTTCAGCTTATCGATAAAATGATAACCGGGCTTCAAGCCGGTGCAATGCCGGAACTGAATCAGAAATTTTTCTACATCTTTACGAATTATCTGTATCCGTCTTTATTTTTACTCATTCCAATCATCACGTCCTCCGTCATCGCCGCCAACAGCTTTGCCGGAGAAAAGGAGCGCCGGACACTGGAAAGCCTCCTGTTTTCACCGATCACAATTAAGGAGCTTTTCGCAGGGAAAGTGCTGGCTTCCTTTATTCCATCTGTTGCCGTTTCGCTCATCAGCTTCATCATAAGCGGCATCATCATCAATGCGACCGGCTTCATCCTGTTTGAAAAATTGATTTTTCCATCAGGTAAATGGCTTGTGCTGATCCTTTGTCTGTCACCGCTCGTCATGATCATGACAATTCTATTAAATGTCATCATCTCAGCAAAAGTGAAAACCTATCAGGAAGCACAAAACATCGGCGGAATTATTGTTCTTCCCGTCATTGGGATGCTAGTCGGGCAGCTAAGCGGCCTTTTCCTGCTTGGAATTGAGCTCATGCTGATGATCTCAACTGCTGTCCTGCTGCTTAATGTTTTTCTGTTTTACTGGATTATGAAGTTTAATAATCGGAATTCGCTGTTTGAGAATCAGATTGGATGA
- a CDS encoding helix-turn-helix domain-containing protein has translation MEELNLVLAKNLKTIREQKKLSLERVAELTGVSKTMIGQIERGGSSPTITTVWKIANGLKVSFSSLIHEPQPDTEVVTKSSVNMLSIDNGRYRIFPYFPFDDERRFEVYRVEIDPEGYLDSESHNPGTEEFVTVFDGELTIMIKQQEHTINAGDSIRFKADGPHSYHNSGDKPVRLSMVIYYPE, from the coding sequence GTGGAGGAGTTAAATTTAGTCCTTGCTAAAAATTTAAAGACGATTCGGGAGCAGAAAAAACTCAGCCTGGAACGTGTTGCAGAGCTAACCGGTGTCAGTAAAACGATGATCGGCCAGATTGAACGGGGCGGATCGAGCCCTACGATCACAACGGTTTGGAAGATCGCAAACGGCTTGAAGGTTTCGTTTTCTTCTTTAATTCATGAACCCCAGCCAGATACAGAAGTGGTGACGAAAAGCAGTGTGAACATGCTTTCCATCGATAACGGACGGTACCGGATTTTTCCCTACTTCCCTTTTGATGATGAACGGCGCTTTGAGGTGTATCGGGTTGAAATCGATCCGGAAGGCTATTTGGATTCTGAATCCCACAATCCGGGCACTGAAGAATTCGTTACGGTATTTGATGGAGAGTTAACGATCATGATTAAACAGCAGGAGCATACCATTAATGCCGGAGATTCCATTCGCTTCAAAGCCGACGGCCCCCACAGCTATCATAATTCCGGGGACAAACCGGTAAGGCTCAGCATGGTGATTTATTATCCGGAATAA
- a CDS encoding DUF2716 domain-containing protein has product MKNWIPFSDKDYNQAWDRIDKDLKFKPSISDFPSFKMPHPFITYDISDFFGDSADLALYDDLEEKLLDVLKENTLENEYIMALDWQHDCYWVNPHLEFEKDEFGEWAIPIFPNGDYYFFIQKDFKWGYLGHPWEKSITVFGKELINAFDKHKPRMFRKILI; this is encoded by the coding sequence ATGAAGAACTGGATTCCTTTTTCCGACAAAGATTATAACCAGGCATGGGACAGGATAGATAAAGATCTTAAATTTAAACCAAGTATTTCGGATTTCCCATCGTTTAAAATGCCTCATCCTTTTATAACCTATGATATCTCTGATTTTTTTGGGGATTCAGCAGACTTAGCTCTCTATGATGATCTTGAAGAAAAATTGTTAGATGTATTGAAAGAGAATACATTAGAGAACGAATATATAATGGCACTCGATTGGCAACACGATTGTTATTGGGTAAATCCACACTTAGAATTCGAAAAAGATGAATTTGGAGAGTGGGCAATACCAATCTTTCCGAATGGTGATTACTATTTCTTTATTCAGAAGGATTTTAAGTGGGGCTATTTAGGGCATCCATGGGAAAAAAGTATAACAGTATTTGGTAAAGAATTAATCAATGCTTTTGATAAGCACAAGCCTAGAATGTTTCGTAAGATTTTAATATAG
- a CDS encoding pentapeptide repeat-containing protein produces MSAKPPFQVQADCENCFGLCCVALPYAKSADFPIDKDSGTPCRNLQYDYRCGIHQALREKGFKGCTVYECFGAGQKVSQVTYAGKDWRNHPDTAKEMFEVFPIMQQLHEMLAYLHEALNRKETEPIFKDLQTVLEQTEALTGLNPESLISLNVPAHRCIVNELLIRTSELVRKNTAPKKAKKLDYIGAKLKGANLRGASLRGALLIAANLRNADMRLADVIGADLRDADLSGADLRGSIFLTQVQVNSARGDRETKLPDGLKKPAHWT; encoded by the coding sequence GTGTCAGCGAAACCACCCTTTCAGGTGCAGGCAGACTGTGAAAACTGCTTCGGCCTATGCTGTGTGGCATTGCCCTATGCAAAGTCAGCTGATTTTCCAATCGATAAGGATAGCGGAACCCCATGCCGTAACCTGCAGTATGATTACCGCTGCGGAATCCATCAGGCCTTAAGAGAAAAAGGGTTCAAGGGCTGTACCGTTTACGAATGCTTCGGGGCCGGCCAAAAGGTCTCTCAAGTTACCTACGCCGGAAAAGACTGGCGCAATCATCCGGATACGGCGAAGGAAATGTTTGAGGTGTTTCCGATCATGCAGCAGCTGCATGAAATGCTAGCGTACCTGCATGAAGCCCTCAACCGAAAAGAAACCGAACCAATCTTTAAGGATCTCCAGACGGTTCTCGAACAGACGGAAGCTCTCACCGGACTCAATCCCGAATCACTCATCAGCCTCAATGTGCCCGCGCACCGGTGCATCGTAAATGAACTCCTTATACGCACAAGTGAACTTGTCCGGAAAAACACAGCTCCTAAAAAAGCGAAGAAACTCGATTATATCGGGGCGAAGTTAAAGGGAGCCAACCTAAGGGGAGCCAGCTTAAGAGGGGCCCTGCTCATTGCCGCCAATCTCCGGAACGCCGACATGAGACTGGCGGACGTGATTGGAGCCGACTTGCGGGATGCCGATTTGAGCGGGGCGGATTTGAGAGGGAGTATTTTTCTTACACAGGTACAGGTGAACTCGGCAAGGGGAGACCGGGAGACGAAGCTGCCGGATGGGTTGAAAAAGCCTGCTCACTGGACGTAA
- a CDS encoding LysE family transporter, translating to MSVVSFLVFAFVTSFTPGPNNIMAMAFANQYGFKRTLKFCLGVGVGCFLILIGCSSFNMLLGTYLPKVEFFMTILGASYMLYLAFRILKSKPDGKSDSGDKNISFSAGMMLQFINPKLILYGITAISTFVLPYYSSPSSFFMFSLFLAFVGFAATICWAFFGALFQKFLRQYRTQFNVLMALLLVYSAASILF from the coding sequence TTGTCAGTGGTTTCTTTTTTGGTTTTTGCGTTTGTTACATCCTTTACCCCGGGTCCCAATAATATTATGGCCATGGCATTCGCCAATCAATATGGATTTAAAAGGACTCTGAAATTCTGTCTCGGAGTCGGAGTCGGCTGCTTTTTAATCTTAATCGGCTGCAGCTCGTTCAACATGCTGCTCGGTACATACCTGCCAAAAGTAGAATTCTTCATGACGATTCTTGGAGCATCCTACATGCTGTATCTCGCTTTTAGAATCCTGAAAAGCAAACCGGACGGCAAGAGTGACTCAGGAGATAAAAACATTTCGTTTTCAGCCGGCATGATGCTTCAGTTCATCAACCCGAAGCTGATTCTTTATGGAATTACAGCGATTTCAACATTTGTGCTTCCATATTACTCGTCTCCATCAAGCTTCTTCATGTTCTCCCTGTTCCTTGCATTTGTCGGATTTGCGGCAACGATTTGCTGGGCATTTTTCGGAGCACTGTTCCAGAAGTTCCTGCGTCAATACCGGACACAATTTAATGTACTGATGGCTTTGCTGCTTGTTTATAGTGCGGCAAGCATATTGTTTTAG
- a CDS encoding MBL fold metallo-hydrolase: MKIEFLGTGGAMTIPRPLCRCAVCEEAREIGVPYSRSGPSLFIHGLNLLFDTPEDIYFQINRSSIQSIDGVFYSHWHPDHVMGRRILESLNADWKNHPSSHTKTKVYLPKQVAVDFQRFLGSGDHFAFFEQQGFVDLRELKDGDSVWVKDTIITPFRLAEDYVYAFLLENSEQKVVIAMDETNNWKPGPEVKGADLAILPAGIFETHPLTGERLIAADHPLLKEECTFTETIGIIKALGAKKTMLTHIEEISGLSHDDLKEVEKLLAAEGLNVEFAYDTLIVYTDH; encoded by the coding sequence ATGAAAATCGAATTCCTTGGCACAGGCGGGGCGATGACGATCCCGAGGCCTCTATGCCGGTGCGCGGTTTGTGAGGAAGCAAGAGAGATTGGCGTTCCTTACAGCCGTTCCGGTCCGAGTCTTTTTATACACGGGCTCAATCTGCTATTCGATACGCCGGAAGATATTTATTTTCAGATTAACCGGTCCTCCATTCAATCGATTGATGGGGTGTTTTATTCCCATTGGCATCCGGATCATGTGATGGGGAGACGGATTTTAGAATCACTGAATGCGGATTGGAAAAATCACCCCTCAAGCCACACGAAAACAAAGGTGTATTTGCCGAAGCAGGTAGCCGTGGATTTTCAGCGCTTCCTTGGCAGCGGGGATCACTTTGCCTTTTTCGAACAGCAGGGATTTGTGGATCTTCGTGAATTAAAAGACGGCGATTCAGTGTGGGTGAAGGACACGATCATTACACCGTTCCGGCTGGCAGAAGACTATGTGTATGCCTTTTTACTCGAGAATTCCGAGCAAAAAGTCGTCATCGCCATGGATGAAACGAATAACTGGAAACCGGGACCAGAGGTAAAGGGAGCGGACCTTGCCATCTTGCCGGCGGGTATTTTCGAGACGCATCCGCTGACAGGAGAAAGACTGATTGCAGCCGATCATCCTCTATTAAAAGAAGAATGTACGTTTACAGAAACCATCGGAATTATTAAAGCACTTGGGGCTAAAAAAACCATGCTGACCCATATAGAAGAAATCAGCGGCCTGAGCCATGACGATCTGAAAGAGGTTGAAAAATTACTGGCGGCAGAGGGATTGAATGTGGAATTTGCATACGACACCCTCATCGTTTATACGGATCATTAA
- a CDS encoding fumarate hydratase, translating into MEKFYESMVELIVETSTRLPRDVRRAIQKAKLGENAGTRAAMSLDTITDNIAMADENVSPICQDTGLPTFKLKVPVGANQIKMKEAIKRAIAEATKTGKLRPNSVDSLTGGNTGDNLGDGTPVIKFEQWENDYIDARLILKGGGCENKNIQYSLPCELDGLGRAGRDLDGIRKCVMHSVYQAQGQGCSAGFIGVGIGGDRTSGYELAKEQLFRSNEDVNPIPELRELEEYVLENANKLGIGTMGFGGETTLLGCKAGAINRIPASFFVSVAYNCWAFRRLGMKINPETGEVQEWLYQDGEEIDFAKEVAAAAEEIIPAEEIILEAPITEEKIRSLKVGDVVKITGMMYTGRDAIHKYLSENDAPIDLNGQIIYHCGPVMLKDENEQWHVKAAGPTTSIREEPYQGDIMKRFGIRAVIGKGGMGAKTLKALEEHGGVYLNAIGGAAQYYADCIKSVEGVDLMQFGIPEAMWHLKVQDFKAVVTMDSHGNSLHKDVEQSSLERLAQFKEPVFK; encoded by the coding sequence TTGGAGAAATTTTATGAGAGCATGGTTGAGCTGATTGTGGAAACATCCACACGCCTTCCAAGGGATGTAAGAAGAGCGATTCAAAAAGCAAAATTAGGTGAAAACGCAGGGACGCGCGCCGCGATGTCGCTCGACACCATTACCGATAATATCGCGATGGCGGACGAAAATGTATCACCGATCTGCCAGGATACAGGCCTTCCAACCTTTAAATTGAAGGTGCCGGTTGGCGCGAACCAGATCAAAATGAAGGAAGCCATCAAGCGGGCGATTGCCGAGGCGACGAAGACGGGGAAGCTCCGTCCGAACTCTGTTGACTCTTTGACAGGCGGCAATACCGGCGACAACCTTGGCGACGGGACACCGGTCATCAAGTTCGAGCAGTGGGAGAATGATTACATTGACGCGCGCCTCATCCTGAAAGGCGGCGGCTGTGAGAACAAAAACATTCAGTACAGCCTGCCTTGCGAGCTGGACGGGCTAGGACGTGCGGGACGCGACCTGGACGGAATCCGCAAGTGTGTGATGCACTCGGTTTACCAGGCTCAAGGCCAGGGCTGCAGTGCCGGATTTATCGGCGTCGGCATCGGAGGCGACCGGACGAGCGGGTATGAGCTTGCGAAGGAGCAGCTGTTCCGGAGCAATGAGGACGTCAATCCGATTCCGGAACTCCGCGAGCTGGAAGAGTATGTACTGGAAAACGCCAACAAGCTTGGGATCGGCACGATGGGCTTCGGCGGCGAAACGACGCTGCTTGGGTGTAAGGCCGGCGCCATCAACCGCATTCCGGCGAGCTTCTTCGTTTCCGTTGCATACAACTGCTGGGCCTTCAGACGCCTTGGCATGAAAATCAATCCTGAGACCGGCGAGGTTCAGGAATGGCTGTACCAGGATGGCGAAGAAATCGATTTTGCCAAAGAGGTAGCAGCCGCTGCTGAAGAAATCATTCCGGCTGAAGAAATTATACTGGAAGCACCAATTACGGAAGAAAAAATCCGTTCCCTTAAAGTGGGCGACGTCGTGAAAATCACCGGCATGATGTACACAGGCCGTGACGCGATTCACAAGTACCTGTCTGAAAACGATGCGCCAATCGATTTGAACGGGCAGATCATCTACCACTGCGGACCGGTTATGCTGAAGGATGAAAACGAGCAATGGCACGTGAAGGCAGCGGGTCCGACAACAAGTATTCGTGAGGAGCCTTACCAGGGTGACATTATGAAACGCTTCGGCATCCGCGCCGTCATCGGAAAAGGCGGTATGGGCGCCAAAACGCTGAAGGCACTTGAAGAGCACGGCGGCGTCTACCTGAACGCCATTGGCGGCGCAGCCCAGTATTACGCAGACTGCATCAAATCAGTCGAAGGCGTCGACCTCATGCAATTCGGAATCCCGGAAGCAATGTGGCATCTGAAGGTACAGGACTTCAAAGCCGTTGTTACAATGGATTCCCACGGAAACAGCCTTCATAAAGATGTAGAACAGAGCTCGCTTGAGCGATTGGCGCAGTTTAAGGAGCCGGTTTTTAAATAA
- a CDS encoding GNAT family N-acetyltransferase produces MTVTWKEITLHNQEAFKEAMAIYDQAFPIDVREPHDVFQKSLRTGSYRFLVGMEGEEVLSFATGHYLKEVNAGFIVYLLANPLVRSRGIGGQTLLKLEEWLEEDARSAGHDSIEAIILETEKPELVHTEEEKADCVKRFRFFNRHGYREAEGVHYVQPPLFEGQIPVPLSLFVKSYQQTAPSRERIAEYVQAMYRDKYSLANGVDQAILTDLLAKI; encoded by the coding sequence ATGACAGTAACATGGAAAGAAATCACGTTACATAACCAAGAGGCCTTCAAGGAAGCGATGGCAATCTATGATCAGGCCTTTCCGATTGATGTCCGCGAGCCGCATGATGTGTTTCAAAAAAGCCTCCGCACCGGTTCGTACCGGTTTCTGGTTGGGATGGAGGGAGAGGAGGTCCTTTCTTTTGCCACCGGGCATTATTTAAAAGAAGTGAATGCCGGGTTCATTGTCTACCTTCTTGCGAATCCCCTTGTCCGAAGCCGGGGAATAGGTGGCCAAACCTTGCTTAAACTGGAGGAATGGCTTGAAGAGGATGCACGTTCAGCGGGACATGATTCCATAGAGGCAATTATTTTGGAGACGGAGAAACCGGAGCTGGTTCATACAGAAGAAGAGAAAGCGGATTGTGTGAAAAGGTTCCGGTTTTTTAACAGGCATGGATACAGGGAAGCGGAAGGCGTTCATTATGTACAGCCGCCCCTTTTTGAAGGGCAGATTCCAGTGCCGCTAAGCTTGTTCGTTAAAAGTTATCAGCAAACTGCCCCCTCCAGAGAACGAATTGCAGAATACGTCCAGGCGATGTACCGTGACAAATATAGCCTTGCCAACGGAGTGGATCAAGCGATTTTGACTGATTTGCTCGCTAAAATATAA
- a CDS encoding DUF1835 domain-containing protein, whose amino-acid sequence MNQQTIHIVFSQAAQGSLRMALSNLNLQEDLISLPDTFSIGPVWKLDEESGLKNRYQWMKDHLWFLFPEDLPEMENQVRQAVLDIRAIPDDRTVVIWTGDNAHEQTGLRFALQLLKDKGNEIKVINTTAGYHEIFVHDDLERFPRKMGELDPEQLARIYTEHTGSEVLHSKEKERLENEWGKISATQKVLRIWENDSVRSVDAYYFDDFILECIQQSQREQKSDFIILMRAIGEVVGHLKEYIGDEYPEYRIRQLIKVGQLEMRKSGMFYDVKMNTGNSK is encoded by the coding sequence ATGAACCAGCAAACGATCCACATCGTCTTCAGTCAGGCTGCACAGGGAAGCCTGCGAATGGCGCTATCTAACCTAAATTTGCAGGAAGACCTTATATCCCTTCCTGATACCTTTTCCATCGGACCCGTTTGGAAACTAGATGAAGAAAGCGGACTGAAAAACCGCTATCAATGGATGAAAGACCACCTTTGGTTTCTTTTCCCGGAGGATCTTCCTGAGATGGAAAACCAAGTGCGGCAAGCTGTTCTGGATATCCGCGCCATTCCGGATGATAGGACCGTCGTGATTTGGACCGGCGATAATGCTCATGAGCAAACCGGGCTGCGGTTCGCTTTGCAGCTGCTTAAGGATAAGGGGAATGAAATAAAGGTGATCAACACCACTGCTGGATATCATGAGATTTTTGTCCATGATGATCTGGAGCGATTTCCACGGAAGATGGGGGAATTGGATCCGGAGCAGCTAGCCAGGATTTATACAGAACATACGGGTTCCGAAGTGCTTCATTCGAAGGAAAAAGAACGGCTCGAAAACGAGTGGGGAAAAATATCCGCGACACAGAAGGTCCTGAGAATTTGGGAAAACGACTCAGTTCGAAGTGTAGATGCGTACTACTTTGATGATTTTATCCTGGAATGCATTCAGCAAAGCCAGCGCGAGCAGAAATCAGATTTTATAATCTTAATGAGAGCCATTGGAGAGGTCGTTGGTCACCTGAAAGAATATATCGGGGACGAATATCCGGAATACCGGATCCGTCAACTTATTAAGGTCGGTCAATTGGAAATGAGGAAATCTGGAATGTTTTATGATGTAAAAATGAATACGGGGAATTCAAAATGA